In the genome of Paenibacillus pabuli, the window TGATTTGATTTAGTGAGAGAAAAAGAACCAGTAGCAGTATAAACAGAATAACTATGTGAGTGGGGTTCATATTCCCTCCTTTGGGAGTATTGCTATTCAAATTACTATAATCTACCATAACAAATTGACTCCATAAAGTTAAAGCTCCGGGGAATCCATGTTGGATATACGATCAATATGGTTTCTTTTTTTGGGGAAAAAGCCAGTGGCGAACCATGCCCCAAGCCAGATCAGGATACAAATCAAGATGCCCTTTTTGCCTGAATGCAGGTTCACAAGGGTTGCTGCATAGGACAGATAAAACAGTGCTGAACTTATGAGCACTAGCATGATGGATCGAAAGGCTAATCGAACAACGTGTATATGGGGGTGCTTCGTTATAAACAACCTTTTTCCTTGAAATAGGGAAATGCAAAAAAGCAGGAGGTATGCGCTAACCCATGCACCGAGAACTATAGCAATCAAGGCGTTGACTCTTTGAGCCTGCATAAGTGCATCTTGCTTTTCAGGGCGAATTCCGGTTTGGGATTGGATCCAGTCGTGATACACTTCCTGACGCAAATCTACGCCGGTCTCGCTGTTGGTCAGTATGACTAACCCGTCTCCTGTGGAGGGAATCCAGCCATAAAAGGAATGCCATCCCCGATTGTCACCGGAATGATAGAGAAGAGTGTTTTGATTGGATAATGTTCTTGAAAATATGCCTAAAGCGTTCTCCGAAATGACGGGGGTCTGCATCTCTCTAACAAGTTTGCTTGAAATGACTCCCCGCCCTTGATGATCATTATTTTTGCTTTCCATGCTGGCCAGAATGAGTTTTACCATATCACCGGCTGTTGTCTGCAATCCGGCCGCAGCTTGCTCGGTGAACTGATAAGCAGGAATCTGTTGCCCAAAATAACCGTAAGCTTTAGAAAGTTTGGGGTTAGCTGGATTTTGTTGAAATGTACTATGCTGCATGTCCAGTGGTTGCATGACCTGCTCAACCATGTATCGATCAAAAGGCATGCCCGTAATCTCTTCAATGACGAGCTGTAGTAAAGTGTACCCTGCCCCTGAATACAGGGGTTCAGTTCCAGGTTTGTGATCAATCGTTAACGGAGTATTCAGAAGCCCTGTACCCGATAAGGACTCTTCAATAGAGGAAAGTGGCTTTCCCGGTTCTGCGCCCAAGTATCCACGATGTGCAGAAAGACCAGCTGTATGGCTCAGTAGTCTTCGAATGGTGACTTCTTTTCGATTATAAACCCCATTGGGCAGATGCCAACGTGTAAGAAATTTGTCAACTGGATCGTCGAGCGACAGTTTACCTTCTTCAACCAGATGCAGTATTCCCCATGCGGTCAGGCTTTTGGAAATAGAACCTGCCTGAAACAGGGTATCTTCATTCAGGGCGATTTTACGAGATTGGTCTGCATATCCGTAGTGAAGTATGTAGGCGGGTTTCCCATCTTGAACAATACCAACAGCTACACCGGCAACCCCATACTTTTGTTGAAGTTGAGGAATTTTCTTGTCCAGATGAAGCTTAAAGTCACCCACATTTTCTGCGGAGGATAAGCCCGGTGACCAGATACATAGAATAATTACAAGTAACACGGGTACCTTCTTCAAAATACTCATCGATTTGCTCCTCTTTGCTTAAACGTTATGATGGATAATCTAAGCATAAAACATATAAATGTTACTTCCATCGATTGGTCTCTCATTTCCATGGTCCAACTAACATTATTGTCACATCCATTGTTTGTTGCAGCAACGAGGCATGCTTTTTTTTGAAATTAAAGGGTGTATACCTTCGATAACGACCTAAAATGTTGCATAAATATGACTTGTCATCTGACCATGGATGTGTAAATATGAAAATAACTTACAGTAGATCGAAAACAGTTTCGAATGACAGCACCCTTCGCAAGCCAAAGGAGCGCTTTGGATGAGTAGAATTAAAAACGCTTTCACGACTTTGCCGATTCATCATAAAACCATTCTTCTCATCGGATTACTGATGATGATCAGCTTCACGTTCTATGTATCTATCCTGGGCTATGTGTTCAGCATTTATGACCGACAAATCTATGAGAAATCCTCACAGGTGCTTAATATGTCTTCAGTGGGCATCGAGAACCAACTGCGTGAGATTGCCAACTTGTCTTTCAAGATCATGTCTGATGAGCCGCTGCAGCAATATCTTCTCCAACTGGATAAGGCGGAATCAGGATATGAAAAAAACGGGCTGCGTAAAAAAATTACCAACAGATTGGTCGCATATGCCGGTTCGGAGAAATACGTCTATTCCATGCTTTTTATCGATAATGATAATAATGTGATGGCAGCTGGAAACAGGGAAGGGATCTCGGAGAAGAAGCAAAGGGAAGTGGTTGCTTTAGGACAGCGATATTCAGGCTCCAATGCATGGTATACGGGCGGGGATCAACAAGCCAGGCTACTATCGGTTCGACAGGTAAAGTCTTTTACCGGTGGAGCATTCACGCTGGAGAAGTTGGGTACGCTGGTTATTCGTGTACGACTGGATCGGATTGTGCAGGATCAGATGCAGCACCCGGCAGAGGATTCACAATTATTAATTACAGATGGCCGGGAAGTAATTTACCCAACAGAGTCGACTGTCAGTAAGTCTGAAATCGAATCTGAACTGAAGCGAACTCAGCCCTATGGGATAGCCATGTTTGAGCAGGGAAGAAATTTTGTCGCTCGTGCGCATTCGTCATATACCGATTGGGTGTATCTGTATATGACGCCCTTTGACCAAATGTTTAAGCAGATTCAGTTTGTCAAACAGCTGGTAACCGTCATTTTTATCATGATATTCCTCGCAGCGCTTGTATTCGGAGCCAAGTTCTCCCGCAGCATTACACAGCCAATCGCCCAGTTGATCAAGAAAATGCGCAATATCGAAAAGGGAGATCTGGATAAGCTGGAGGAAGCAGCGCTTGGAAACATTCCGATATCTTCACAAAATGAGGTTGGGTTGCTGCACCGCACGTTCAAGATGATGTTACAGCGTATACGCGAACTCATTGATGAGAATTATGCGAAGCAGCTCGTGATACGAGAGACTGAATTGAAAGCGCTTCAGGCACAGATTAATCCGCATTTTCTATATAACACACTGGAATCCATCAACTGGCTTGCCAAAATGCAGAAGCAGCATCAAATTTCTGAAATGGTTGAAGCTCTAGGATTTCTGCTTCGAAGCTCAGTGAATATGTCCGAGAAGTGGATTACTTTGGAAAGGGAACTGGACATCGTTCGCAGTTATGTGACGATCCAGCACACGCGATTCGAGGAAAGACTTGATTTTGACATGGACATTGCGCCTGAAGTGGGAACTGCGCGCATTCCGAAGTTAACCCTGCAGCCATTGGTGGAGAACGCCATTCATTATGCATTGGAGCCAAGCATAGAACCTTGCCGTATTCGCATCAGGGCGAGAGCGGACGGAGACAACGTTGTAATTGAGGTGGAAGACGATGGGCCGGGCATGACCCTTGAATTCCTGGAACAATTGCAGGAGGGACGCATACAGACGAGGGGACAGGGAATTGGACTGTCGAACATCAAGGAACGGATCAGATTGACCTTCGGGGACGAAGGCGAAATGATCATGAGCAGCAATCCCGGATCAGGGACCATAGTATCGATCAGAATACCTTGGATCAGAGAGGACGATGACGATGTACAAAGTGATGCTCGTAGATGATGAACGTGTCATTCTGGAGGGGATATCGCAAGTTGTGGATTGGGCTGCAGCGGGAACGGAACTGGTGGATACTGCGAGAAACGGGATTGAAGCGCTGGATAAAATCAGTCATTCCAGACCGGATATTATCATTACGGATATATCCATGCCAGGCCTGGATGGCCTTGGACTCATTGAAAAAGCATCTGAAGCTTACCCTGGACTACGTTTTATCATGCTGTCTGGATACAAGGAGTTCGAATACGCCCGTCGGGCCATGCAATATGGAGTGAAGCATTATCTGCTCAAACCGTGTAATGAGAATCAGATTCATGATGCCTTGTCCGAGCTGCTTCAGGAACACCAGGATGCCCAGGTGAAGGAGCATGTGGCCGGAGAGATGAAACAGCGGCTGCAGCGTGTGCTCCCACATGTGAAGGAGCAGTTCTTGCTGGAATTTATGACGAACCAAACCTATGGACCGGTTGATTTGGAGTATTATCAGGAGCTGTTTGATCTGGAGCTGGAGGATAACGAAGTTCGACTATTGCTGTTCCGGATTGCAGATGAGCATGATTATAGTCATTTATTTGCCATTAAAAATATTGCGAGTGATCTGCTGCCACATGTTCTGTTAAGCACGACCATTGAAGGAAAACTGTTAATTCTGCTGGGGGACTCCGACGATCCGGTCTGTCTCATGGAGAGCATTGAGGAAGTGCGGGCTGCTTTCACTAGACTATATAAACTGGAAGTTACGGCTGCCCTCAGTGAAGCAGACCGAATGATCCAGTCCCGACGGTTGTTCCGTGAGGCGCTGCAGTGTCTGAATCACCGCTTCTTTATCGGCGAAGGCAAGCTGATTACCAAAAGTGATCTGACCCTGGCCGGGGAATGTGAAGGGGGCCACCTTGAACAGGATGCAGAGAAGCTCTGCCAATTGATTAAGTCAGGCAATACCGAAGAAGTTGCAGCCGAAGTGGATCGCCTGTTCGAGCTTTTGTCCGGTCAACAGCTTGAAATCGGGATTACTCGTTCGTATGTGGTGCAGTTATACTCTGCCATGATTCAAGTCTGTCCTCCTGAGGAGGCAACGGAATTTACTCAACGCATGGCGGAACTGCCCCATATGGATACATTGTCCGGTTTAAAATCCTTTGTAGCCAGCAGCGCAGCCCGGTTAACCTCCGGTTATTACAAAAATCATATTAGCCGTCAGTCATCTGCCGTGGAGAAAATGATGGATATTGTGGACCGCCACTATGGCGAAGCTGATCTGTCGCTTAACGGGGTTGCCCATCAGATGTTATATATGAATCCGGATTATCTCGGCAAAATTTTCAAAAAAGTGACGGGCGAAAACTTCTCCAACTATGTGAATCGTTTGCGCATTGAGCGTGCCTGCGACCATATTCGCAGAGGTGGGGATGTGAAAGTTTTTGAGCTTGCCGAATTGTTTGGCTTCGGAGGGAATTCGCAATATTTCAGTCAGGTATTCAAAAAGTGGACTGGCATGACACCTACCGAGTTCCGCAGAACTGGCTTATAACAATTGATTGACGATCATGAAGAGAAGGTATGAGGGGGACGAATGCGCCTGAGAGGTGCAGTTGTCCTCCTCTGTTTTTTGAACCAATAAGACGGATTTGTGTATTCAACTATGATCCCACATTTGCGAAAATGACAATATAAAGTTTGTGAAAGCGTTATCAGAAATAGGAAGAAGATAACGCGTTCACACAACCATTTCAACATAAAAGGGGAGATTGGCATGGTGAAAAAGGCGATATTCCTGGTGATGGCGGCATTGCTCGTATTAACAACGGCATGCAGCAGCAGCGGAGGATCGGGCGAAACATCTGGAGATGGTTCGGTAACACTTCGTATCGCATGGTGGGGATCGGATTCACGTCACGAATATACACAGAAGGTCATTGACTTGTACAAAGAGAAAAACCCGAACGTCAAAATTGACGTGGAATACGCTTCATTCGATGACTACTGGAAAAAGCTCGCTCCACAAGCTGCAGCAAATCAGCTGCCAGACATTGTTCAAATGGATATTTCCTACATCAGCCAATATGCACAGAACGGACAGCTCGAAGATCTGTCCCCATATCTCGGAAACCAGATCAAAGTGGACGATGTTTCCGAGAACGTAATCAGCACAGGTATTATCAACAGCAAACAATATGGAGTACCTGCTGGTGTTAACGTACTGGGTTTTCAGTATGATCCGGCTCTGCTCAAAAAAGCGGGTGTGGATGCCATTCCCGAAAATATGACTTGGGAATCTTATGAAGAGCTTGGTAAGCAAACGGCTGCCAAAGGACTCTTTTTGGACGGGGGCGTAGCACCGGATATCTTCTTCCACTATTTCCTGCGTACCAAAGGATTATCCCTCTACAATGCTGAAGGAACGGGTCTTGGCTACGATGACGACAAGCTATTCGTTGAGTTCTTCGGACTTATGCGCCGGATGATCGAGCAGGGCGCAGCGCCTTCACCGGATGTGGCGAACCAGACAAAAGGTATTATCGAGGAATCCGATCTGGTCAAGGAAAAAGGAATTGGCGTATGGCAATGGTCCAACCAGTTTGTGGCCTTGCAGCAGGTAGCCAACCGTCCGTTAGCGTTTGCTCCAATGCCTGGACCTGACATGGAAAAAGGACTTTATATGCAGCCAAGTATGTACTGGGCTGTAACATCGAACTCAAAAGTGAAGGAAGAAGCGGCCAAATTCATCGATTTCTGGG includes:
- a CDS encoding ABC transporter substrate-binding protein, translating into MVKKAIFLVMAALLVLTTACSSSGGSGETSGDGSVTLRIAWWGSDSRHEYTQKVIDLYKEKNPNVKIDVEYASFDDYWKKLAPQAAANQLPDIVQMDISYISQYAQNGQLEDLSPYLGNQIKVDDVSENVISTGIINSKQYGVPAGVNVLGFQYDPALLKKAGVDAIPENMTWESYEELGKQTAAKGLFLDGGVAPDIFFHYFLRTKGLSLYNAEGTGLGYDDDKLFVEFFGLMRRMIEQGAAPSPDVANQTKGIIEESDLVKEKGIGVWQWSNQFVALQQVANRPLAFAPMPGPDMEKGLYMQPSMYWAVTSNSKVKEEAAKFIDFWVNDVEANKLIKGERGVPISGKIKEAIAPELSDATKQVFDFVASMEPKASPMSPPPPVGSPEVIASLADVVEELNFGKVTPEQAAATFRKNAEAVLANNK
- a CDS encoding cache domain-containing sensor histidine kinase, producing the protein MSRIKNAFTTLPIHHKTILLIGLLMMISFTFYVSILGYVFSIYDRQIYEKSSQVLNMSSVGIENQLREIANLSFKIMSDEPLQQYLLQLDKAESGYEKNGLRKKITNRLVAYAGSEKYVYSMLFIDNDNNVMAAGNREGISEKKQREVVALGQRYSGSNAWYTGGDQQARLLSVRQVKSFTGGAFTLEKLGTLVIRVRLDRIVQDQMQHPAEDSQLLITDGREVIYPTESTVSKSEIESELKRTQPYGIAMFEQGRNFVARAHSSYTDWVYLYMTPFDQMFKQIQFVKQLVTVIFIMIFLAALVFGAKFSRSITQPIAQLIKKMRNIEKGDLDKLEEAALGNIPISSQNEVGLLHRTFKMMLQRIRELIDENYAKQLVIRETELKALQAQINPHFLYNTLESINWLAKMQKQHQISEMVEALGFLLRSSVNMSEKWITLERELDIVRSYVTIQHTRFEERLDFDMDIAPEVGTARIPKLTLQPLVENAIHYALEPSIEPCRIRIRARADGDNVVIEVEDDGPGMTLEFLEQLQEGRIQTRGQGIGLSNIKERIRLTFGDEGEMIMSSNPGSGTIVSIRIPWIREDDDDVQSDARR
- a CDS encoding response regulator transcription factor: MYKVMLVDDERVILEGISQVVDWAAAGTELVDTARNGIEALDKISHSRPDIIITDISMPGLDGLGLIEKASEAYPGLRFIMLSGYKEFEYARRAMQYGVKHYLLKPCNENQIHDALSELLQEHQDAQVKEHVAGEMKQRLQRVLPHVKEQFLLEFMTNQTYGPVDLEYYQELFDLELEDNEVRLLLFRIADEHDYSHLFAIKNIASDLLPHVLLSTTIEGKLLILLGDSDDPVCLMESIEEVRAAFTRLYKLEVTAALSEADRMIQSRRLFREALQCLNHRFFIGEGKLITKSDLTLAGECEGGHLEQDAEKLCQLIKSGNTEEVAAEVDRLFELLSGQQLEIGITRSYVVQLYSAMIQVCPPEEATEFTQRMAELPHMDTLSGLKSFVASSAARLTSGYYKNHISRQSSAVEKMMDIVDRHYGEADLSLNGVAHQMLYMNPDYLGKIFKKVTGENFSNYVNRLRIERACDHIRRGGDVKVFELAELFGFGGNSQYFSQVFKKWTGMTPTEFRRTGL
- a CDS encoding serine hydrolase domain-containing protein: MSILKKVPVLLVIILCIWSPGLSSAENVGDFKLHLDKKIPQLQQKYGVAGVAVGIVQDGKPAYILHYGYADQSRKIALNEDTLFQAGSISKSLTAWGILHLVEEGKLSLDDPVDKFLTRWHLPNGVYNRKEVTIRRLLSHTAGLSAHRGYLGAEPGKPLSSIEESLSGTGLLNTPLTIDHKPGTEPLYSGAGYTLLQLVIEEITGMPFDRYMVEQVMQPLDMQHSTFQQNPANPKLSKAYGYFGQQIPAYQFTEQAAAGLQTTAGDMVKLILASMESKNNDHQGRGVISSKLVREMQTPVISENALGIFSRTLSNQNTLLYHSGDNRGWHSFYGWIPSTGDGLVILTNSETGVDLRQEVYHDWIQSQTGIRPEKQDALMQAQRVNALIAIVLGAWVSAYLLLFCISLFQGKRLFITKHPHIHVVRLAFRSIMLVLISSALFYLSYAATLVNLHSGKKGILICILIWLGAWFATGFFPKKRNHIDRISNMDSPEL